One window of the Rhipicephalus microplus isolate Deutch F79 chromosome 2, USDA_Rmic, whole genome shotgun sequence genome contains the following:
- the LOC142791665 gene encoding glutamate receptor ionotropic, delta-2-like, giving the protein MFDLFLQRKMGTSIKDILLANWWMYFSVLFNEAAPRTPRGTPSRVVFAMWWLTVVVLMNAFTGHMKATMMVRREPDRIDSMKDLAKHNHMKTFVWKGSAYESLLKNSLNIPEYQAVWRMVVRCNGTIETKSLYSKANLIEVQQGVAAIVGDATTMRFHVATNCGGLRHGTFYFSKEQFFPHKYAVALNRYEDPAFVAAINQRIIWTVESGLLDGWMEEQYGDWRKCSAGSDEVYQPLSLFEAQSIFVIYLMFSAAAAVAFLGELLVGGLPVLKNKSTVRIIVTPESDGWKAARRVIHHEPGNKLQALWSQGREPMQLVRLREQRKNYQRKSYHDATSLTGL; this is encoded by the exons ATGTTCGACTTGTTTTTGCAAAGGAAGATGGGCACTTCCATCAAGGACATTTTGCTGGCAAACTGGTGGATGTATTTCTCCGTCTTGTTCAACGAAG CCGCGCCACGAACACCACGTGGTACGCCTTCCAGGGTCGTATTCGCCATGTGGTGGCTGACGGTGGTTGTTCTTATGAACGCTTTCACGGGCCACATGAAGGCTACGATGATGGTGCGACGCGAGCCCGATCGCATCGATTCTATGAAGGACCTCGCTAAGCATAACCATATGAAGACATTCGTGTGGAAGGGCAGCGCCTACGAATCTCTGCTTAAG AATTCGCTGAATATACCCGAGTACCAGGCGGTGTGGAGAATGGTCGTTCGCTGCAACGGCACCATCGAAACCAAGTCGCTCTACTCTAAAGCCAACCTGATCGAAGTTCAGCAAGGAGTGGCCGCGATCGTCGGCGATGCAACCACGATGCGCTTCCACGTGGCCACTAACTGTGGCGGGTTGAGGCACGGCACCTTCTACTTCTCGAAGGagcagttcttcccgcacaagtATGCCGTGGCGCTCAACCGCTACGAGGACCCCGCTTTTGTGGCCGCCATCAACCAACG GATCATCTGGACGGTTGAGAGTGGCTTGCTGGACGGCTGGATGGAAGAGCAATACGGCGATTGGCGCAAGTGCTCCGCTGGCTCAGACGAGGTGTACCAGCCCTTGTCACTGTTCGAGGCGCAGTCTATCTTCGTCATTTACCTCATGTTCAGCGCCGCCGCAGCCGTCGCATTCCTGGGCGAGCTGCTTGTTGGTG GGCTTCCAGTTCTGAAAAATAAGTCGACTGTACGGATCATCGTTACACCTGAATCAGACGGATGGAAAGCAGCGCGTCGCGTCATTCATCACGAACCAGGCAACAAACTGCAAGCGCTCTGGTCACAAGGTCGCGAGCCTATGCAGCTCGTGCGACTTCGCGAACAGCGCAAGAACTATCAGCGCAAGAGCTATCATGATGCG ACTTCCCTGACCGGACTTTAA